One stretch of Jiangella gansuensis DSM 44835 DNA includes these proteins:
- a CDS encoding LysR substrate-binding domain-containing protein codes for MFDPVHLRTFLAVASTLSFTQAAQQLGISQPSVSQHIRRLEQAAGRQLLLRDTRAVTLTDNGEAMAGFARSILAAHDEATSYFTGSAMRGRLRFGAADDLALAQLPAVLRAFRQLHPRINLELTVTQTRTLMRRLEANQLDLVFTKEFPGETIGRVVRRDRLVWIGLPGTQVQADEPIPLITYSAPSVSRVTALRVLAESGRAWRISCKTLEVNGVLAAVRAGIGVAVFPSSLVPADLQALPVSAGLPELGDIDFTLVANPRSPVEPVEALTSAILGQPFAARPAVPPTSAQPTSPPPK; via the coding sequence GTGTTCGATCCGGTGCATCTGCGGACATTCCTCGCGGTGGCGTCCACACTGAGCTTCACGCAGGCGGCGCAGCAGTTGGGCATCAGCCAGCCGAGCGTGAGCCAGCACATCCGGCGGCTGGAACAAGCCGCCGGCCGGCAGCTGCTCCTGCGTGACACTCGCGCGGTCACCCTGACCGACAACGGCGAGGCCATGGCCGGCTTCGCGCGCTCCATCCTCGCCGCCCACGACGAGGCCACCAGCTACTTCACCGGCTCGGCGATGCGCGGGCGATTGCGCTTCGGTGCCGCCGACGACCTCGCGCTCGCCCAGCTGCCCGCCGTGCTGCGGGCGTTCCGGCAGCTGCACCCGCGCATCAACCTGGAACTGACGGTCACCCAGACGCGCACCCTGATGCGCCGGCTGGAGGCGAACCAACTCGACCTCGTCTTCACCAAGGAGTTCCCGGGCGAGACGATAGGCCGGGTGGTCCGCCGCGACCGGTTGGTGTGGATCGGCCTGCCCGGTACCCAGGTCCAGGCTGACGAGCCGATACCGCTCATCACCTACTCCGCGCCGTCGGTCAGCAGGGTGACGGCCCTTCGGGTGCTGGCGGAATCCGGCCGGGCCTGGCGCATTTCCTGCAAGACGCTCGAAGTGAACGGTGTGCTGGCGGCGGTGCGAGCCGGCATCGGGGTGGCGGTGTTCCCCAGCAGCCTGGTCCCCGCCGACCTGCAGGCCCTCCCGGTCTCCGCCGGCCTGCCCGAACTCGGCGACATCGACTTCACGCTGGTGGCCAACCCCCGCTCGCCGGTCGAGCCGGTGGAGGCGCTCACCTCGGCCATCCTCGGTCAGCCCTTCGCCGCCCGCCCTGCCGTGCCGCCCACGTCCGCGCAGCCCACCTCGCCGCCCCCGAAATGA